In the genome of Saprospira sp. CCB-QB6, one region contains:
- a CDS encoding SWIM zinc finger family protein, with product MNWTSPEISALSPDAATENRARRLAQAPKWEELGQYENCIWGYCKGAGIGSMAYEVKIYLKGPELLCNCAQRQAHCKHALALLFLFVESPRLFRQKTPPHNILNWYLQQQPQNSPTIASPLNQKELEKKRLEKAKRQAKKLEQMEAGMEELEQWLQDFSRQGFAQLPVQDKSFWEQLAQKMTDAKMSRLAYGLRETAQLLPYQSNWMDFLGQKIGELQLLLQSFKQRDKLSPLQLEDLLDALGRVQRKKAIVAQNEPIQDQWLVLAQLEEIDAEGRNMRRVWLQGLQTGKNALLIDYSFGSRGFEQTYFLGQLLEAALYYYPSAYPQRAILQEQQQSALKGPFQIRMAENWQAAQKQYAQALGKNPWLNYQLFLVQNLQLQQQADESFILLDKNGQYLPFQTKIEQSLWRILAYAAEADIHLIGEWQNGQFRPLSIFKQGQPQAL from the coding sequence ATGAATTGGACCAGCCCAGAAATATCTGCCCTTTCGCCCGATGCCGCTACCGAAAACCGTGCACGCCGACTTGCCCAAGCCCCCAAATGGGAAGAGCTTGGCCAATATGAAAACTGCATTTGGGGCTACTGCAAAGGAGCTGGCATCGGCAGCATGGCCTATGAAGTTAAAATTTACCTCAAAGGGCCCGAACTGCTTTGCAATTGCGCCCAAAGACAAGCCCATTGCAAACATGCTTTGGCTCTGCTCTTCCTTTTTGTCGAATCGCCTCGGCTTTTTCGACAAAAGACGCCCCCTCACAATATTCTCAACTGGTATTTGCAGCAACAGCCCCAAAACAGCCCAACAATAGCTAGTCCTTTGAACCAAAAAGAACTAGAGAAAAAACGGCTCGAAAAAGCCAAGCGCCAAGCCAAAAAGCTCGAACAGATGGAAGCGGGCATGGAAGAATTGGAGCAATGGCTGCAAGACTTCAGTCGACAGGGATTTGCCCAACTGCCCGTACAAGACAAAAGTTTTTGGGAGCAACTGGCCCAAAAAATGACCGATGCCAAAATGAGCCGCCTAGCTTATGGCTTGCGAGAAACGGCACAGCTCCTACCCTATCAGAGCAATTGGATGGATTTTCTGGGCCAAAAAATTGGCGAGCTGCAACTCCTGCTGCAAAGCTTTAAGCAAAGAGATAAGCTCTCGCCCCTTCAATTAGAAGATTTACTGGATGCCTTGGGCCGAGTGCAACGCAAAAAAGCTATTGTGGCCCAAAACGAGCCCATTCAAGATCAATGGCTAGTCTTGGCCCAACTAGAAGAAATTGATGCCGAGGGCCGAAATATGCGCAGAGTATGGTTGCAAGGCCTACAAACAGGCAAAAATGCCCTACTCATTGATTATAGCTTTGGCAGCCGAGGCTTTGAGCAAACCTACTTTTTGGGCCAACTACTAGAGGCGGCGCTCTATTACTACCCTAGCGCCTACCCCCAACGAGCTATCTTGCAAGAGCAGCAGCAAAGCGCTCTAAAAGGACCTTTTCAAATTCGGATGGCTGAGAACTGGCAAGCAGCCCAAAAACAATACGCCCAAGCCTTGGGGAAAAATCCCTGGCTCAATTACCAATTGTTTTTGGTCCAAAACCTTCAGCTACAACAGCAGGCCGATGAAAGCTTTATCCTCTTGGACAAAAATGGGCAATACCTTCCCTTTCAGACCAAAATAGAGCAAAGCCTTTGGCGCATTTTGGCCTATGCCGCAGAGGCAGACATTCATCTGATTGGCGAATGGCAAAACGGCCAATTTCGCCCCCTTTCTATCTTCAAACAAGGTCAACCTCAAGCGCTTTAA
- a CDS encoding DUF3050 domain-containing protein, producing the protein MANLPKEILALQAKIAPIEAQIIQHPLYKSIQKPEELHPFMQHHVLAVWDFMSLLKALQIELTCMQLPWRPTGNAETRFLINEIVVGEESDELPDGSHLSHFELYLQAMQKAEADLAPIQALLKALEEGETVNQALQTAKIPAGAQKFVNFTFEVIATGKPHIMAAVFTFGREDLIPDMFQAMVDDLNARFPNDLSLFKYYLDRHIEVDGDHHSHLALSMTAQLCGQDPEKWAEAEQYVLQALQMRKMLWDSAYEAIMAVQV; encoded by the coding sequence ATGGCCAACTTACCCAAGGAAATCCTGGCCCTTCAGGCCAAAATTGCCCCCATCGAGGCGCAAATTATTCAACACCCGCTCTATAAAAGTATCCAAAAGCCCGAAGAGCTGCACCCTTTTATGCAGCATCATGTATTGGCCGTTTGGGACTTTATGTCGCTGCTCAAAGCCCTGCAAATTGAGCTGACCTGTATGCAGCTTCCCTGGCGCCCAACGGGCAATGCCGAAACCCGCTTTCTTATCAATGAGATTGTGGTGGGCGAAGAATCTGACGAACTACCCGACGGTAGCCACCTCAGCCATTTTGAGCTCTATCTGCAAGCTATGCAAAAAGCCGAAGCCGACCTAGCCCCCATTCAAGCCCTCCTAAAGGCCTTGGAAGAAGGCGAAACGGTCAATCAAGCCCTGCAAACGGCCAAGATTCCCGCCGGCGCCCAAAAGTTTGTCAACTTCACCTTTGAGGTGATCGCCACCGGCAAACCCCATATCATGGCGGCCGTTTTCACTTTTGGCCGCGAGGACCTGATCCCCGATATGTTCCAAGCCATGGTGGACGACCTCAATGCCCGCTTTCCCAACGATCTTAGCCTCTTCAAATATTATTTGGACCGCCATATTGAGGTGGATGGCGACCACCACAGCCATCTGGCCCTCTCTATGACGGCCCAACTCTGTGGCCAAGATCCAGAAAAATGGGCCGAAGCCGAACAATACGTGCTTCAAGCCCTGCAAATGCGAAAAATGCTCTGGGATTCTGCCTATGAAGCCATTATGGCCGTGCAAGTATAA
- a CDS encoding methyltransferase has translation MAKNYSAQLVAHPKIPISLFDFLTEELQISRRYLALCIGADALQLIKHWKKRLHLLCLLLPDQEALALAEELDPSQEIWMQKGDLAQLPLDDDSVDMVCILDPLPESPLAWKEELQRLLRLNSYVFVLRHELQDQNERSFSWAFSQFFKQLHGPNSYPYLPKTENFEQLYPNNYKAQSFANQVRLDWPLLEAHYQACPLAFALEEAEYERARKGLRILFEQYQHDGKVVLDYQTKLYYGLFNLYTPAISLRKNIFFQLLRPFAFLFYLLIKLNLYFWRAIYKLQKKQTDD, from the coding sequence ATGGCGAAGAATTACTCGGCCCAATTGGTGGCCCACCCCAAAATCCCAATCAGCCTGTTCGACTTTTTAACCGAAGAGCTACAGATTTCTCGCCGCTACCTTGCCCTCTGTATCGGCGCCGATGCCTTACAACTCATTAAGCATTGGAAAAAACGCCTGCACCTGCTTTGCTTGCTCTTACCCGATCAAGAGGCCCTAGCCCTAGCAGAAGAACTAGACCCCAGCCAAGAAATATGGATGCAAAAAGGCGATTTGGCCCAACTCCCCCTGGATGATGATAGCGTAGATATGGTCTGCATTCTAGACCCCTTACCCGAATCTCCTCTAGCCTGGAAAGAAGAGCTCCAACGCCTGCTCCGCCTCAATAGCTATGTCTTTGTCCTTCGACACGAACTACAAGACCAAAATGAACGCAGCTTTTCTTGGGCCTTTAGCCAGTTTTTCAAGCAATTGCATGGCCCCAATAGCTACCCCTACCTCCCCAAAACAGAAAATTTCGAACAACTTTACCCCAATAACTATAAAGCCCAAAGCTTTGCCAACCAAGTCCGACTCGACTGGCCACTACTAGAAGCACACTACCAAGCCTGCCCCCTAGCCTTTGCCCTAGAAGAAGCCGAATATGAACGAGCTAGAAAAGGCCTGCGCATTCTCTTTGAACAATATCAACATGATGGGAAAGTGGTACTAGATTACCAAACAAAGCTCTATTACGGACTGTTTAACCTCTACACCCCAGCCATTTCCCTACGAAAAAATATATTTTTTCAATTGCTGCGCCCCTTTGCCTTCCTCTTCTACCTGCTCATCAAATTAAACCTCTATTTTTGGCGAGCTATCTACAAATTGCAAAAAAAACAAACTGATGACTAA
- a CDS encoding M42 family metallopeptidase: protein MNIITPASEEFLAQYLNNASPTGFETPGQKLWLDYIKPYIDDYFVDNYGTVVGVINPTADYRVVIEAHADEISWFVHQITKEGYIKVIRNGGSDHMIAPSKRVNIHTPQGIVRGVFGWPAIHTRHGENAKLAPSLDNIFIDVGADSKEEVEEMGIHVGCVITFDDEFEVLNDRFYMGRALDNRMGGFCIAEVARLLHEEQVKLPFALYIVNAVQEEVGLRGAQMIANRIKPHAAIVTDVCHNTHTPLVSIAKHGDIKGGDGPDLTYAPAVHNKLLQLIIEAAQEKEIPFQRSASSRITGTDTDAFAYSNAGVPSALISLPLKYMHTTVEMAHKEDVKHVIQLIFESLQKIENQHDFRYFH from the coding sequence ATGAATATCATTACGCCAGCTTCTGAAGAATTTTTGGCCCAATATCTCAATAATGCCTCGCCTACGGGCTTTGAAACCCCTGGCCAAAAACTTTGGTTAGATTATATCAAGCCCTATATCGATGACTATTTTGTCGATAACTATGGGACTGTTGTGGGCGTTATCAATCCCACAGCCGACTACCGTGTAGTCATTGAGGCCCATGCCGATGAAATCTCTTGGTTTGTACATCAAATTACCAAAGAAGGCTACATCAAGGTGATTCGCAATGGAGGCTCTGACCACATGATCGCCCCTTCTAAGCGCGTAAATATCCATACGCCTCAGGGAATTGTCCGCGGTGTTTTTGGCTGGCCCGCCATTCACACCCGCCATGGCGAAAATGCCAAGCTAGCCCCTAGCCTCGATAACATCTTTATTGATGTGGGAGCCGATTCTAAAGAAGAGGTTGAAGAAATGGGCATTCATGTCGGTTGTGTGATTACCTTCGACGATGAGTTTGAGGTCCTCAACGACCGCTTTTACATGGGCCGAGCCCTCGATAACCGCATGGGCGGCTTTTGCATTGCCGAAGTGGCCCGTTTGCTACATGAGGAGCAGGTCAAATTGCCTTTTGCACTCTATATTGTCAATGCCGTTCAAGAAGAAGTCGGCCTTCGTGGTGCCCAAATGATTGCCAACCGCATTAAACCGCATGCGGCTATCGTGACCGATGTTTGCCACAACACCCATACGCCCCTAGTCAGCATTGCCAAACATGGCGATATCAAGGGCGGAGATGGCCCCGATCTCACTTATGCCCCTGCAGTGCACAACAAACTACTACAACTTATCATTGAGGCGGCCCAAGAGAAGGAAATCCCCTTTCAGCGCTCGGCTTCTTCACGCATAACGGGCACCGATACCGATGCTTTTGCCTACTCGAATGCAGGCGTGCCTTCGGCCCTCATTTCTCTGCCGCTCAAGTACATGCACACTACCGTAGAAATGGCCCATAAGGAAGATGTGAAACACGTGATTCAACTCATCTTTGAAAGCCTTCAGAAGATCGAAAATCAGCACGATTTCCGCTATTTTCATTAA
- a CDS encoding ATP-binding protein encodes MAKRKKAAEQLLRPHAEVLYAEELKILQKMDSYPKPHNWALSPWAVVQFIMGGSLEDGTEIEPKYFGNRRLIELAVATLATDRALLLMGVPGTAKSWVSENIAAAISGSSTYLVQGTAGLGEEAMRYSWNYAQLLAKGPSAEALVPSPLLRAMQDGAIARVEELTRVPADVQDTLITMLSEKLLPIPELNTEIQAQKGFNLIATANDRDKGVNELSSALKRRFNTVVLPLPASLEEEVKIVKMRVEKLGAALEIPAKMAPLREIERLVTIFRELRSGVTQDGRQKIKQPSSTLSTAEAISVVNNGQALAAHFGDGELRARDLASSLIGAVVKDPSQDQEAWQEYVETVVKERKEWADLYRAFKELS; translated from the coding sequence ATGGCTAAGCGAAAAAAGGCAGCAGAACAATTGTTGCGCCCTCATGCCGAGGTGCTTTATGCGGAGGAACTCAAGATTCTCCAAAAAATGGATAGCTACCCCAAACCCCATAATTGGGCGCTTTCGCCTTGGGCGGTGGTGCAATTTATTATGGGCGGCAGCTTGGAAGATGGGACCGAAATCGAGCCCAAATACTTTGGCAATCGCCGTCTGATTGAGCTGGCCGTGGCTACCTTGGCCACAGATCGCGCCCTGCTGTTGATGGGGGTGCCCGGTACGGCCAAATCATGGGTCAGCGAGAATATTGCAGCGGCCATTAGCGGCAGCTCGACCTATTTGGTGCAGGGTACTGCTGGCCTTGGCGAAGAGGCCATGCGCTATAGCTGGAACTATGCGCAATTGTTGGCCAAAGGCCCATCTGCAGAGGCTTTGGTACCTTCTCCCCTACTGCGGGCGATGCAAGATGGGGCCATTGCTCGGGTGGAGGAATTGACGCGGGTGCCCGCCGATGTGCAGGATACGCTAATTACTATGCTCTCGGAGAAATTGTTGCCGATTCCGGAACTCAACACCGAAATTCAAGCGCAAAAAGGCTTTAACCTAATTGCCACGGCCAATGATCGAGATAAGGGCGTCAATGAACTTTCTTCGGCCCTCAAACGCCGCTTTAATACGGTCGTTTTGCCCTTGCCCGCTTCTTTGGAAGAAGAGGTAAAGATTGTTAAAATGCGGGTGGAAAAACTGGGCGCCGCCCTGGAAATTCCCGCCAAAATGGCCCCACTCAGAGAAATTGAGCGCCTAGTCACTATTTTTAGAGAACTGCGTTCGGGCGTGACCCAAGATGGCCGCCAGAAAATCAAACAGCCTAGCTCTACCCTCAGTACGGCCGAGGCCATTTCGGTGGTCAATAATGGGCAAGCCCTAGCCGCTCATTTTGGCGATGGCGAACTGCGGGCCAGAGATTTGGCCTCTAGCCTGATTGGTGCGGTGGTCAAAGACCCCAGCCAAGATCAAGAAGCTTGGCAAGAATATGTAGAAACGGTGGTCAAAGAGCGGAAAGAATGGGCCGATTTGTACCGCGCCTTTAAAGAATTGAGCTAA
- a CDS encoding heavy-metal-associated domain-containing protein, whose product MKQLIFKTSLHCANCKSKVQDELDAIPQLNWRLDLADADKKLYAEGEDIEAEKIIELVESYGFDIELIDEK is encoded by the coding sequence ATGAAACAACTCATATTTAAAACTAGCCTGCATTGCGCCAACTGCAAGTCTAAAGTACAAGACGAACTCGACGCTATTCCTCAACTCAACTGGCGCCTAGACTTGGCTGATGCCGACAAAAAGCTCTATGCCGAAGGCGAAGACATTGAAGCCGAAAAAATTATCGAACTTGTAGAAAGCTACGGCTTTGACATTGAACTTATTGACGAAAAATAA
- a CDS encoding DUF5691 domain-containing protein, translating into MQSWNLIIKQLLLGSAQAGPLPKESQLQLEHWQLQHIGQEQLEVQYLQALAAQSLFKKAELPLGQLPEEAPSATKIQDEQAAAPQKASWMLQQILSRRQEELLPAWIDLAHSQNWRVAPDNLADILTFGSRHKELRPAIISVLGQTGRYLAQFKRSWSYAAIKALQEEDLEQADFASLLFWLQQERRLDPSNALKVIQQYWTEWSKKQRLEVLELLQIQLRKTDEAFLEEVQNDRRQEIRQAAVELLLLLPKTSLEKRMQTALEQLIQYDGQLLSIATPEQLSAELKKDGIREHYQAFSEGKNSNWLAQMIASVAPNYWCESWGLSPMACIRLALASDYRQALIWGWSKAAHRLKDLDWLMAFHQLFMQNEPKGKQALFFSLEFLYYDLPSSFFNELAMAYLQASGKNSIDDEDPVMQLLLQEGQNWEAELGRTVLEAMKISLAQGFSVFQWNHKTLLKRAAFALDESLFEDKELLNHWPQLDYSWQKELDQFSAQISFRKELAQLKAL; encoded by the coding sequence ATGCAAAGCTGGAATCTCATCATCAAACAACTCTTATTGGGCAGTGCCCAAGCTGGTCCCTTGCCCAAAGAAAGCCAACTCCAATTGGAACATTGGCAACTGCAGCATATTGGGCAAGAACAACTAGAAGTTCAATATTTACAGGCTTTGGCGGCCCAATCCCTCTTTAAGAAAGCAGAGCTGCCGCTGGGCCAATTGCCCGAAGAAGCTCCATCAGCCACAAAAATCCAAGATGAGCAGGCCGCCGCCCCCCAAAAAGCCAGTTGGATGCTGCAACAAATCCTCAGCCGCAGACAAGAAGAGCTCTTGCCCGCTTGGATCGATTTGGCCCACAGCCAAAACTGGCGAGTAGCCCCCGACAACTTGGCCGATATCTTAACCTTTGGCAGCCGCCACAAAGAATTGCGGCCCGCTATTATTTCTGTATTGGGACAAACGGGCCGCTACTTGGCCCAATTCAAAAGAAGTTGGTCCTATGCCGCCATCAAAGCGCTGCAAGAGGAAGATTTAGAACAAGCCGATTTTGCCAGCCTGCTCTTTTGGTTGCAGCAAGAGCGTCGCTTGGACCCCAGCAATGCCCTAAAGGTCATTCAACAGTATTGGACGGAATGGAGTAAAAAACAACGCTTGGAGGTCCTTGAACTCCTACAGATTCAACTCAGGAAAACAGATGAAGCCTTTTTAGAAGAGGTCCAAAACGACCGCCGCCAAGAGATTCGACAGGCAGCCGTAGAGCTTTTATTGCTTTTGCCCAAGACTTCCCTCGAAAAGCGAATGCAAACCGCCCTCGAACAACTGATTCAATATGATGGGCAATTATTAAGTATAGCAACGCCTGAGCAACTAAGCGCCGAACTCAAAAAAGATGGCATTCGAGAGCATTATCAAGCCTTTAGCGAAGGGAAAAACAGCAATTGGCTGGCGCAAATGATCGCTTCGGTAGCGCCCAATTATTGGTGCGAAAGCTGGGGCCTTTCTCCCATGGCCTGCATCCGCTTGGCCTTGGCTTCTGACTATCGGCAGGCCTTGATCTGGGGCTGGAGCAAGGCCGCTCACCGCCTCAAAGATTTAGATTGGCTGATGGCCTTTCATCAGCTCTTTATGCAAAATGAACCTAAAGGGAAACAAGCCCTTTTCTTTTCCCTAGAATTTCTGTATTATGATTTGCCCAGTTCATTCTTTAATGAATTGGCCATGGCTTACCTTCAGGCCTCGGGCAAAAATAGCATTGACGATGAAGATCCCGTTATGCAATTGCTTTTGCAAGAGGGCCAAAACTGGGAGGCCGAACTAGGAAGAACTGTTTTAGAGGCGATGAAAATCAGTTTGGCCCAGGGTTTTTCCGTTTTTCAATGGAACCACAAAACCCTACTCAAACGAGCAGCCTTTGCCCTAGACGAAAGTCTGTTTGAGGACAAAGAACTGCTTAATCACTGGCCTCAACTGGATTATTCCTGGCAAAAGGAATTGGACCAATTTAGCGCCCAAATCTCTTTCCGTAAAGAACTGGCCCAACTCAAGGCCCTTTAG
- a CDS encoding 3'-5' exonuclease — translation MQYPVKISKAEVNELPLWHFEGEIITVETEAQLEEALLALNQCKVLGFDTESKPSFRKGVYHPVSLIQLAMPDKVFLIRNLKSGFSDGLKALFENPKIVKAGPALRDDIRDLQRLRPFTAKGFKDIADIAKANGIQQMGARNLTAIFLGKRISKSQQTSNWERETLSQAQNFYAATDAYLGLKIYTLFHELGWT, via the coding sequence ATGCAATACCCCGTCAAGATCTCCAAAGCAGAGGTCAACGAACTTCCCCTCTGGCATTTCGAGGGCGAAATCATTACCGTAGAAACCGAAGCGCAGCTAGAAGAGGCCCTTTTGGCCCTCAATCAATGCAAGGTTTTGGGCTTCGATACCGAGAGCAAACCTTCTTTTCGCAAGGGGGTTTATCATCCCGTTTCCTTGATTCAATTGGCCATGCCCGATAAGGTTTTTTTGATCCGCAACCTCAAATCAGGCTTTAGCGATGGACTCAAAGCCCTGTTCGAGAATCCAAAAATTGTAAAAGCTGGCCCCGCATTGCGAGATGATATCCGCGACCTGCAACGGCTGCGACCCTTCACTGCCAAAGGTTTTAAGGACATTGCCGATATTGCCAAAGCCAACGGCATTCAGCAAATGGGCGCCCGCAATTTAACGGCTATTTTTCTGGGCAAACGGATTTCCAAATCGCAGCAAACCTCCAATTGGGAACGAGAAACACTCAGCCAAGCCCAAAATTTTTATGCCGCCACAGATGCCTATTTGGGCCTAAAAATTTATACCTTATTCCATGAATTGGGCTGGACCTAA
- a CDS encoding glycosyltransferase family 2 protein, with the protein MKLSIVIVNYNVKYFLEQALLAVRKAAKGLAVEVFVVDNNSVDDSVQMLREKFPEVRLIANSQNLGFSKANNQAIELAKGEYVLLLNPDTVIREDSLSAPLAFMDAHPEAGGLGVKMIDGKGCFLPESKRGFPTPEVAFYKAFGLSKLFPKSTRFNRYHLGYLSAEETHEIDVLSGAYMLLRKSVLDQIGYLDEAFFMYGEDIDLSYRVVQAGYKNYYFADTTIIHYKGESTKKGSLNYVKTFYNAMIIFAQKHFGGPQAGLYVGMLRAAIYFRASLTLLANWSKRLFPLLLDALLIFIGLFLLKDIWANLRFNDPNYFKPSLLYFNYPLYIAIWLSTAFFRGVYDQKLKSGQLVSGFALGSLFIAAVYGFLPSHLRASRMLIVLGTIWAIGSSWSWRYILALLGKGPLEQGQQLHNVVILGSLSESERVQRLLYKARVQNNLIGTVAPSESEPDFKQFLGAFYQLEELVQIYKIKEIIFCAKDLRAEQIIYWMNRLGPEVAYKIVAEDSLSIVGSNSKNSAGDLYTLELGFKIAETMAKRNKRLLDLSSSFIFLLFSPILAWSCSSPLGFIANAWAVFLGKKSWLGYAEGDSKIQHLPKLRPSVLSPADSLPLLPDEEHSLHRINLFYAKDYYWSEDARLIWDNWRKLGRKKQPARPYPQTQPSAQKQD; encoded by the coding sequence ATGAAACTGAGCATTGTCATTGTCAACTACAATGTGAAATATTTTTTGGAGCAGGCGCTTTTGGCCGTTCGCAAGGCCGCCAAGGGATTAGCGGTAGAGGTTTTTGTGGTAGACAACAACTCAGTAGATGATTCTGTACAGATGCTACGGGAGAAATTCCCTGAGGTCAGGCTCATAGCCAACAGCCAAAACTTGGGTTTTTCTAAGGCCAACAACCAAGCCATTGAATTAGCCAAGGGAGAATACGTACTCTTGCTCAATCCTGATACCGTCATCCGAGAAGATAGTTTATCGGCGCCCTTAGCCTTTATGGATGCTCATCCTGAAGCAGGCGGTTTAGGCGTAAAAATGATTGATGGGAAAGGCTGTTTTTTGCCTGAATCTAAGCGGGGATTTCCTACGCCAGAAGTAGCTTTTTACAAAGCATTTGGCTTGTCTAAGCTCTTTCCTAAATCCACTCGCTTCAACCGCTATCATTTGGGCTACCTCAGCGCAGAAGAAACGCATGAAATAGATGTGCTTTCTGGTGCCTATATGCTTTTGCGCAAATCTGTTTTGGACCAAATCGGCTACTTAGATGAGGCCTTCTTTATGTATGGGGAGGATATTGACCTCTCTTATCGGGTGGTGCAAGCGGGTTATAAGAACTATTATTTTGCAGACACCACAATTATTCATTATAAGGGAGAAAGCACCAAAAAGGGCAGCTTGAATTATGTCAAGACCTTTTACAATGCTATGATTATTTTTGCTCAGAAGCATTTTGGCGGACCTCAGGCAGGGCTTTATGTCGGGATGTTGCGAGCCGCCATTTATTTTCGGGCTAGCCTCACGCTTTTGGCCAATTGGAGCAAGCGCTTATTTCCCTTATTATTGGATGCTTTGCTCATCTTTATTGGCCTCTTTTTGCTCAAAGATATTTGGGCCAATTTGCGTTTTAATGATCCCAATTACTTTAAGCCCAGTTTACTTTATTTCAATTACCCGCTCTATATTGCCATCTGGTTGAGCACCGCTTTTTTTCGTGGGGTTTATGATCAAAAGCTTAAAAGTGGGCAATTGGTATCGGGTTTTGCCTTGGGTAGTCTGTTCATTGCGGCGGTTTATGGGTTTTTGCCTTCCCATCTTCGGGCTTCTCGTATGTTGATTGTACTCGGCACCATTTGGGCTATTGGCAGCAGTTGGAGCTGGCGGTATATCTTGGCCCTTTTGGGCAAAGGTCCATTAGAACAGGGGCAACAGCTTCATAATGTGGTCATTTTAGGTAGTTTGTCTGAAAGTGAGCGAGTACAACGCCTGCTCTACAAAGCCAGAGTACAAAACAACCTGATTGGCACCGTAGCCCCTAGCGAATCTGAACCCGATTTCAAACAATTTTTGGGGGCCTTTTATCAGCTAGAAGAGTTGGTGCAGATTTATAAAATTAAAGAGATTATTTTTTGCGCAAAAGACCTTCGGGCCGAACAAATCATTTATTGGATGAATCGTTTGGGACCAGAAGTCGCCTATAAAATTGTAGCCGAAGATAGCCTCAGCATTGTGGGCTCCAACTCCAAAAACTCGGCAGGCGATCTCTATACCCTAGAACTAGGCTTCAAGATTGCCGAAACAATGGCCAAGCGCAACAAAAGACTATTGGATTTAAGCAGCAGTTTTATTTTCCTGCTTTTTTCTCCTATTTTAGCTTGGAGCTGCTCATCCCCTTTAGGCTTTATTGCCAATGCTTGGGCAGTATTTTTAGGCAAAAAAAGCTGGCTGGGCTATGCCGAAGGAGATAGCAAAATCCAACATCTCCCCAAGCTCCGCCCTTCAGTCCTCTCCCCAGCAGACAGTCTCCCCCTACTGCCCGATGAAGAACATAGTCTCCACCGCATCAATCTATTTTATGCCAAGGATTATTATTGGTCAGAAGATGCTCGACTGATTTGGGATAACTGGCGCAAATTGGGCCGAAAAAAACAGCCCGCCCGCCCTTACCCACAAACTCAGCCATCTGCTCAAAAACAAGACTAA
- the recR gene encoding recombination mediator RecR has protein sequence MPLSSQLLEEGVQAFSKLPGIGRKTALRLALHLLQAEEEEVVDFAKALLDMKQKIQFCQKCHNISDQETCSICQSPARSKQVICVVESIKEVMAIENTQQFQGTYHVLGGLIAPIDGIGPSDLEIASLIERIEKDEVEELIMALSPSIEGDTTVYYISKQLEGKTIQISTIARGVSFGGELEYADELTLGRSILGRLPYKQS, from the coding sequence ATGCCCCTTTCCTCTCAACTATTAGAAGAAGGCGTACAAGCCTTTAGTAAACTGCCAGGTATTGGCCGAAAAACGGCTCTTCGTTTGGCGCTACACCTCTTGCAAGCCGAAGAAGAGGAGGTGGTTGATTTTGCCAAGGCCCTGCTCGATATGAAGCAAAAGATTCAGTTTTGCCAAAAATGTCATAATATTTCGGATCAAGAAACTTGCAGCATTTGTCAGTCGCCAGCCCGCAGCAAGCAAGTTATTTGTGTGGTAGAAAGCATTAAGGAGGTGATGGCCATTGAAAACACCCAACAATTTCAGGGAACCTATCATGTTTTGGGGGGACTCATTGCGCCCATTGACGGCATTGGCCCTAGCGATCTTGAGATTGCGTCTTTGATTGAGCGCATCGAAAAAGATGAGGTAGAAGAGCTAATTATGGCCCTGAGTCCTAGCATTGAAGGCGATACTACCGTTTATTATATCTCTAAGCAGTTAGAAGGCAAAACGATTCAAATTTCGACCATTGCCCGAGGGGTTTCTTTTGGTGGAGAATTAGAATATGCGGATGAGCTGACCTTAGGGCGTTCTATTTTGGGCCGTTTGCCCTACAAACAAAGCTAA